A region of the Candidatus Uhrbacteria bacterium CG10_big_fil_rev_8_21_14_0_10_50_16 genome:
CAACACGCGTGATGTTTCTTGGAACGATGCAGCAGACAGCCATGAGTCCGTAGAAAGCGAGACCTTGGTGATTCCTTGGAACATCTCCTCAACCGTCGCTTGCTTCTGATTCTTCTTGAGCTGATCGTTTGCAATCAACCACGTAGAACGCTCATAGATCTCGCCTGGCAACAAATCGGTGTCCCCAGGATCTGCCACACGCACACGCGAGAACATTTGTCGCACAATCACCTCAATGTGCTTGTTGTTGAGCTTCTGTCCCTGTGACGCGTAGATGAATTGAATTTCCTTAGACACATAGCGCTCAACGGCGTTACGTCCCTTGGTTGCATAGAGCAACTGGAGGTCCAAGTGACCCTCGGTCAACTCGTCACCCGCTTCTACTTCATCTCCATCCTTCACGAGCACGGTAAATCCAGCTGGGACCAAGTACTCACGCGACTGCTGTGATTCAAACATCACGTGCACATGCGTTTTTTCGATCTTCACAACTCCATCAACCTCAGAAACGTGCTGCTCACCGTTTGGCTTCTCACAAACCACGTCTCCCGCCTTTACCGTGTCGCCATCCTTAACTTTTACCTTTCCACCACGACCACACTTGTAAATCTTTACGTCCATCATCGCGTGATGAATCATAATGATCTTTTGTCCCGGTCGCGTATCTACAATCTTTTGACCCGTCTTGGATTCCAGAACCTCACGCTTTGTGGTCACAATCTCCACGGTTCCTGGAACCTCTGTCATAAGCGCGCGATGCTTTGGCGTTCGTGCCTCAAACAACTCCTCCACACGTGGCAAACCTTGCGTAATGTCCTTACCGGCAACTCCTCCCATGTGGAAGGTACGCATCGTCAACTGTGTTCCAGGCTCTCCAATGGACTGCGCGGCAATAATGCCAACCGCTGTTCCCATCTTCACGACCTTGTTGTGTGCAAGGTCATATCCATAACATTTGATACACAATCCACGACGTCGCTGACAACTCACCACGGATCGCACATGTGCCTCTTGTAACTCGGCCTCTGCCTCTTCGATCTCACGGATATGATCCTCTACCACCAACTCACCAGCCTTGATTACCACTTTACGTGTTCCCGGCTTCTTGATATCAGACAATGCGTAACGACCGAGAATACGCACCGTAAGTGGCTCTCCAATCTCATCTGATTCTTCTTTGGTGAGCACGACACCTTCTGTATCTCCACAATCGTCCGTCACCACAACCACGTCTTGCGCCACATCCACCAATCGACGTGTGAGGTATCCGGCGTTTGCCGTTTTAAGCGCCGTGTCCGTAAGTCCCTTTCGCACACCATGAGAGGAGATAAAGAACTCCATTACATCCAATCCCTCTTTAAAAGATCCTTTGACAGGTAGCTCCAAGGTTTCTCCAGACGCCGACGACACCAATCCCTTCATACCGATCATCTGCGTCAACTGTCCCAAACTTCCACGGGCACCAGATTCGATCATTGTGTACGCCGATCCGCGCTTTGGAAGCACGTCGCGTGACAAAATCTCAATCTGATCCTTTACGTCCGTCCAAATCTTTACGATCGCGCTGTGTCGCTCAGAGTGTGTAAGTAGTCCTTGTGCGAAATGCTCGTCCACCTCCAATGCCTTTCGCTCTCCTTCCTTAAGGATCTCTGGCTTTTCTGGAATCGCTGGCAATTCTCCCATTCCCCAGCTAAATCCGGAGAGTGTTGAATACTTAAATCCGAGGTTCTTAAGACCATCAAGCAACGTTACGGTTCGAGGCTTTCCTTCTTTCTCCAAAACCGTACGGACAATTGCGGACAATTGCTTCTTGCCAAGCGTCTCATTGCGATAACCAATGACCTCTGGGATGTACTGGTTCACCAACCACCGTCCAACGGTTGTCTCCATACGCCCGTATCCTGGAACCACCATGGTCACCAACTCACGCATGCCAATTTTTCCTGCTTGCTGCGCGTAGAACGCATCTCGTGGCGTGGCAAATTCTTTACGCTCGCCTTCCGGCTTCTGTTCCTCGTCCAAAATCATGGTGAGGTAGAAACATCCCCAAGCAATGTCTTTTCCAGGACGCGTAATCGGTTCTCCCGCAGACGGCTTAAGCAAGTTACTTGATGCAAGCATCAAATGCTTGGCCTCCATACGTGCTTGTTTTGTAAGTGGCACGTGCACGGCCATTTGGTCTCCATCAAAGTCGGCGTTAAACGCGTCACACACTAATGGATGCACCTGAATCGCCTTTCCCTCAATCAACTTAGGTCGAAAGGCTTGAATTCCCAAACGGTGAAGCGTCGGAGCACGGTTCAACAACACATAGGAATCACGAATGATCTCTTCCAAAATATCCCAAACTTCCAATCGATCCGCTTCAATAAAGCGGTTTGCACTACGAATGTTATAGACGTACTCGCGTTGAATCAACTTGGAGATTACAAACGGTCGAAACAACTCCAATGCCATACGCTTTGGAATTCCACACTCTCCCAAGTTAAGATGTGGCCCTACAACAATCACGGAACGTCCCGAGTAGTCGATACGCTTTCCAAGTAAGTTCTGTCGGAAGCGACCTTGCTTTCCTTTAAGGTTATCTGAGAGCGACTTAAGCTGACGCTTACGTCCTGTTGCGGCAATTACTGTCTTACTGTGACGCGCACTATTGTCCAACAAGGCATCTACCGCCTCCTGCAACATGCGCTTCTCATTACGTTGAATCACCTCTGGCGCGTTCAATCCCTGCAATCGTCGCAAACGGTTGTTACGGTTAATCACACGTCGATACAAGTCGTTGAGATCCGACGTTGCAAATCGCCCGCCATCCAGCGGCACCATTGGGCGCAAATCTGGCGGAATCACAGGAACAGCCGTCATGACGGTCCACTCTGGGCGGATATGGTTAATCTCCAATGCTTTTAAAAGCTTTACTCGACGAATAATACGATCCGATTTTGCTTTTCCAGCCTCTTTCCCTTCCTGTTCTAACAACGCGATCGTCTCAGTGAGGTTCATGCGTTGCAACAAGCTTCGGATTGCTTCTGCACCAATAGACGCTTCAAAAATGTGACCATAGCGAATGGACCAATCTTGGTAGGTGGTCTCACCAATCAACTGCATGGGACGCATGTCCTTCAGCTCCTTGTCCACGATCACAAAGTCTCCTTCCAGTTCTTCCAACTTGTGGTCGCGAATTTCAAGCAACCGCGCATCCTCTAATTTTAGCTTATCTGGTGTTCCCTCGAGGTTGGTCTTCGCACGATCTAAATCGCGCTTGTACTCTCCTTCGATCATCTTGCGCTTGTTCTTGTACTCTGCCTGTAATTCCTCCAAGGCCATGGTGCGCGCGTTCTCATCCACGTCGGTAATCACAAACTGCGCAAAGTAAATCACTTTCTCTAATTGCTGAACGGACAAATCAAGAATCGTTCCAATCTTGGAAGGCACGCCACGCAAGAACCAGATGTGTGATACAGGAACAGCAAGCTCAATGTGACCCATACGCTCACGTCGCACTAATGCATAGGTCACCTCTACGCCACACTTGTCGCAAACAATTCCTTTGTATCGTATTTTCTTGTACTTTCCACAATAACATTCCCAGTCCTTAGAAGGTCCAAAAATTTCTTCCGCAAACAATCCCATTTTTTCTGGTTTTTGTGTGCGGTAGTTGATGGTTTCCGGCTTTGTTACCTCACCATAGGACCATTCACGAATGACCTCTGGACTCGCCACGCGTAATCGGATCGAATCAAAGTCCGTCGCCTTCAATGTTTCTCTAAACATCGCCATAGTGATGGGGGTTAGGCTCGGTCACGATCATGATCGTTTTGATCACGCTCGTGCGGCTCAAGAATCTTAGTACCGTCTCGCAGGAGTTCCACGTCCAATCCCAATCCCTTTAACTCGCGTGTTAACACGTTGAACGACTCTGGGATGTTGACCTTTTTAACACTATCTCCCTTGATAATAGACTCATACGCTTTTGATCGCCCCGGAACGTCATCGGACTTGATAGTGAGAATCTCTTGTAACGTATGTGCGGCTCCATAGGCCTCCAATGCCCAAACTTCCATTTCTCCAAATCGTTGACCTCCATGCTGGGCCTTTCCTCCAAGCGGTTGCTGTGTAATAAGCGAGTACGGACCAATGGACCGCTGGTGCATCTTGTCCTCGATCATATGTCCGAGTTTAAGCATATACATATATCCAACCGTCACCTGGTGCTCAAATGCCACACCTGTTCGTCCGTCGTAGAGCGTCTGCTGTCCGTTTTCGTTAAATCCTGCGCGCTCGAGCTCGGATCGAATCTCGTGCTCTTTTACGCCGTTCATTGGCAACGTCGCCACTTGGTAACCGTGTGCATTTGCCGCAAGCGACAAGTGAACTTCCAAAATCTGACCCAAGTTCATACGAGACACAACTCCCAACGGGGTCAAAATCACATCCACCGGTGTTCCATCTGGCAAGAATGGCATGTCCTCTTGTGGAACCACGCGGGAAATAACTCCCTTGTTTCCATGACGTCCAGCCACCTTGTCTCCAACCTGAATCTTTCGCAAGTTTGCAATCGTCACCTCAACGGATCGGATCACCCCTGGTGCCAACTTATCTCCATCTTCACGTGTGAAGATTTTAACGTCGATCACTTTTCCATGGGCACCGTGGTCTAGGTAGAGTGAGGTGTCTCGCACATCACGCGCCTTCTCTCCAAAGATCGCACGGAGCAATTTTTCTTCTGCGGATAATTCCGTTTCTCCCTTTGGCGTAATCTTTCCAACAAGAATGTCTCCAGAACTTACCTCTGCTCCGACGCGAATAATGCCTTCGCTATCCAAGTTTTTAATCTTTTCTTCACTCACATTCGGAATGTCGGCCGTAAGCACTTCTGGTCCCAACTTGGTGTCGCGCAATTCTAACGTGTGGCGTGACAAATAGAGCGAGGAAAGCGTGTCATCTTTTACTAATCGACTCGACACAATCACGGCGTCGTCAAAGTTATATCCATCCCATGCCATAAAGGCCACAAGGAGGTTTTGACCCAATGCCAACTCCGCGTTCTTGGTTGAAGCACCATCTGCTAGCGGCGCACCTGTTGCAACCTTGTCTCCCACGTTCACAATCGGACGCTGGTTCATGCCAGACGAGTGGTTGGAACGGTCAAACTTTGCAAGGCGGTAGCGCGTGTCCCCTTCATCTCCCTTTACAACGACATGCGAGCCACTTACTTCTGTAACAACACCCGACGCTGTTGCACGAACCACGTGACCAGAGTCTAGTGCGGCTCGCGCCTCTACGCCCGTTCCAATAATAGGGGCTTCTGGTCGCACGGTAGGCACAGCCTGACGCATCATGTTCGTTCCCATCAAGGCACGCGTTGCATCGTCGTGCTCGAGGAAAGGAATCAACGCTGTTCCAACAGAAATAATCTGCTTGGAAGAGACGTCCATGTGCTGCACACGCTCGCGTGCAATCAATCGAGGCTCTCCACCTTCTCGACCCTCTACGTAGTCTTTAATAATGTAACCATCCTCCGTCATCTTGGTGGTCGCGATGGTTGTTGCCGTCTTTTCTTCAGAAAAGGCGTTCAAATATTCAATCTCATCTGTAACACGTGCACCCTTACTGTCTTGGACAACTTTTCGATAAGGCGTTTCAATAAATCCATACTCGTTGATACGCGCATAGCTTGCCAAGTGACCCACAAGTCCAATGTTAGGACCCTCAGGTGTGTGAATTGGGCAAATACGTCCGTAGTGCGTAGGATGCACGTCACGAACTTCAAATCCAGCACGCTCACGCGTGAGTCCACCTGGTCCCATGGCACTCAAGCGTCGCTTATGCTCCAACTCCGCCAATGGGTTTGCCTGATCTAGGAACTGAGACAACTGCGAGCTCATAAAGAACTCACGAACCGCACCAATCACAGGGCGTGCGTTAATCAACCGAGCAGGAGTCAATGTATCAATGTCATGTGTGGACATGCGATCTTTTACAATACGCTCCATGCGCGCAAGACCGATACGGAATCGTCCTTGCACCAACTCTCCCACAGCACGCACACGACGGTTTCCAAGATGGTCCACGTCATCTGGTGGATCTTGCGTAATGTTAAGACGAATAATCTCGCTCAATACTTCCAATAAGTCATTCAACGACAAAATACGTTTTGATTCTGGCGCGACGTCTTCCTTGGCAGTCGACTTTCCAAAACGTACGTTAAACTTGTAACGTCCCACCTTGTCAAAGTCGTAACGATCAAAGTTGAAGAACATGGAATGGATCAACTGACGGGCATTGTCCACGGTTGCCAAGTCTCCCGGTCGAATACGCTTGTATACCTCCTTTAACCCCTCATCCCCGTTTTTGGAAGCATCCTTACTAATGGTTGCTTCGATGTAGTCCGCCATTGGATGCGTGTTTACGGCCTCAAACGCTTTGAGAATCGTCGCATCATCTTCCATTCCAAAAGCACGCAAGAGGGCCGTGGCAGCCACCTTACGCTTTCTGTCGATTTTTACCCAAATCACGTTGTTTGCATCTGTCTCGAACTCGAGCCAAGCACCACGGTTTGGAATAATCTTTGCACCGTAGTAGCGACGTCCGCGAATTGCGTTGGAGGTAAAGAAGACCCCACTTGATCGCACGAGTTGTGAAACGATTACGCGCTCAATACCATTAACAATAAAGGTTCCACGACCTGTCATAACAGGAAGGTCACCCAAATAAATCTCCTGCTCCTTTTCCTCGTTTGTACGAAGGTTTTTAAGCACCGCACGCACACGCAAAGGAGCCTCGTACGTTACGTTTTTCTCTTTTGAGGTAACCTCGTCGAATTTTGGTTCGTCGAGATAATGATCCAAGAGAGTCAACTCCAGGTCTCGGCCAATAAAGTCCGTGACGGGGTTAATCTCTTTAAATAGTTCCGCAATACCGTCGGTCAGGAACCACTCGTAAGAATCGCGCTGGATACTTGCCAAAAATGGCAATTCCATGGCATCTGGAGCCGCTCCGAATACACGACGATCTGCTTCCTGAATAGGAAGACGTTTAAAAATCATACCGGGCTTTAAGTTATGAGTTACCGGTGGCACCCTACGCTCTACGCATGTCCATCCACCAAAAGGTGGACAGAACAACAAAAAACCTGTTTTCAACAAGGGAAAACAGCTGTTACTTGCCTAATATTGGTGCAGCGACGCTGAATATCCGTTTCGCCACGAAAGCGGATAGAGCGTTTAGCATGGGGATGAAACTCACTGAATGGGGGTTAGGATTTAGTGAGTTTTGACCTGAGTCCGCTCGGATCAGCAGACCAAGACAGATCCGTCAAGAGCGTTGCAATACTATAGCGAAAAGACACATTTGTCAAACATGAGCAAGTATTCTGTCAAGAACAATCAATATTTAGCTAATACTAGGCGAATAACTATACCTTGACAAAATCTGCTTTTTCTGGTACATTCGGCCGTTCATTAAAACCTGTATAACATTAGATTGAAGGAGGAAGAGGAGCGTTGGAAACCGGCTAGATTCGTTTAGCATGGCGACAGTGTTCTTGAGTCATCTATCGGTGAAACTGGGTCTCACTCACTCTCTCCGAACAGATGCCTCGCGAATGTAGATTACCTTGGTAAACCTACATTCATCCCCTTCAATCTGCTGTGATACAGCAGGCGTTTCCCGCTTCACCCCAGAAACCTGTCGTTTTTGGCGATTTTCTGTGTTGAGGTGGGAGAACGAGCGTTCTTTCCATATTTAGCCTGCAACCCCGTGGTGGGGAAGTTGGCTTTTTTGATACGTCGCCGCGTGTACGGCACGTTTTGCGGCAATGCCGTGGAAGAGGAGAGGGAGATGAGCAAGACCATGCCGATCCGCCTGCGCCTGGCGGACAACGAGGAGGTCAGCGAGGAGATGCCCACCGGGCTCTCGTTCGGGGACATCCGGACCCTCGGGTTGCTGGAGGTCGCCGAGATCGGAACGCGCCTCGCGCTCCCCTCGGGGATCGAGGTAGTCCGGACAGAGTCCGGCCTGGGGTTCATCACCAAGACCGCGCCCGTGAGCACGGCCGCCCCGGCTCCCAAGGCCGAGGTGGTCCAGACCGCGCGCCCGGCGGCCAAGGAGCCGAGGGTGACCGCCCAGGTGGCGGACATCTTCGGCGGATCCGTCGCCGTCCCCTCGGGGCGGCTGGCGGTGGACGCCTCCGTCCCCGTCCCGGCACCCAAGGCCGAGGTGGTCCAGACCGCGACCGCGCCCCCGGCGGCCAAGATCGAGATCAAGACGGGCTCCGCCCAGGTGGCGGACATCGTCGAGGACGAGGCCCGCTTGGAACGGGAGAAGAAGGCCGCCGCACACGCGGCCAACCTCGCGGCCCGGGCCGCGATCATCCCCGGACTGGTCGTCGCCCTCGTGGCGCTGGCCAAGGAGTTCCTCAAGGAGGGCGGCCACATGGCCGGCATCTTCCTGGAGGAGGCCTACGTCAAGTCCGGCCCCTTTGCCACCCGCGTGGTGGCCGAGGGGATCGAGACCATCGAGAACTCGGTCGTCATGGACGGCCGCGCCATCCTGAACGCCCTCCGGGCGCTCAACTCCAACCACCCCCTCCGGGGGATGGTGGACGCGATGGTCCTGCACGGCCCCCATGCCGTGCACTACGATCGGATCTTGATCAACCGGAACCCCAAGGGGAAGGTCTGGATCCTCCCCTTGTGGGCGCCAGTGGCCTCGGCCGTCACCGACCGGCTCAGGAACGAGCTGGTGGGCGTCGCCCGCTACACGAAGCTCAAGAATGAGCTTCGCCGCCGCCTCTCGGGCGGCGCCGTGGTCAAGGGCGGGCGGAAGATCGCCCGCCACCCCAACGGGGGCGTGGACTGGGACAGGCTCCACGACAAGTTCGAGGGAAAGGAATCCCTCGAGGGCCGCAAGGTGGCTTGGGGCCACATTGCCCTCATCGGCGACTGGGCCTTCTGCCTGGACGCCACCGACTACGACAAGACGACGGTGGTCGCCGTCGCCGCGGAGCTCACGGACGAGGGCCGCAAGGAAGAACAGGCCAAGGTGCTCCAGGACATCAACTGGGCCAACCGGTCCGTGAACGGGGTCAAGTTGATCCCCTTCAACACCCGGCAGACCCCCGAGGGGGCCTACCGGGTGGACCGGATCCTGAAGCAGGACGGCACCTGCCCGATCAGCGGGCAGGAGATCCCCCAGCAGAAGGGGGGCGCCTTCCACTTCCTGGTCTACGCCCCCCGTGGTGGGAGTGATCCCGCCCAACTGGTGGAGGAAATGGGCTACGTCCCCCTCCGCCCCTGGGTGGGCTACGCCCTCCTGGAGGACCTCTCCATCCTCCCCACCGACTGGGAAGTGTGGCAGAGGTGGGAGATCGTGACGCGGTTCTCCGCCACGGTCTCGTTCGTGGCGGACAAGAGCATCAAGCTCGAGCCCGCCTCACCTCGCAAGAGCAAGGGGAGCGTCTCCCTGAGCTCCCGCAAGCTCAAGGAGGAGCGCTCCGACGCCGATGCCAGGAAGGCGCTCGGCGGGGGCAAGAAGAAGAAGGGCGGGGGGTCCAAGAAGACCACCCGCCGGCTCCGAGCACGGACTCCAATGTCGGTCACCGACCGCCTGATCGAGTCCTGGGAGCACAAGTCGCCCGAGGAGTTCGGGATCATGGCCAACGCCATGATCGGGGGGACCAAGAAGTCGGCGGGCTCGTCCAACGAGCCCGCCGCCAAGAAGAAGGGCAAGGGCAAGAAGCCCAAGCCCAACAACGAGGCCTGAGCCCCCAGCCGCTCCCAACCTCCGCACGATCCTGATCACGTGCGAGAGAACAGGCTCCCCGTCCTGGGTTGAGTCAGATCAGACTACGACCGGCCCCCTCCTGCACTGCAGTGAGGGGGCTTCGTTTTGTGTTGGTTGTCATTGCGAGTTCCGCGAAGTCATCCTATTTATTTAGCAAGATTCTACAGACGATCTGATCAGATCAAATCCAGCCCTGTCGCAACCCGAGAACACGTGTGTTTTGAAAGACGGAGCCACAGCGCGAATCTTCTCAAAACGCATGTGTTTGAAGATAAGGGTGCCTGGCGAAGTAATTTGATCGTAGAAGTATTATAGATAGTTGTTGACACACTTTCTGCTCGCGCAAAATTTTGCTAGAATACGCACATTACGAGGATCTTCATTTACCCCATCACCTCTCTTTCTCTTATTGTCTATGGCAAAACGACGCCGAAAACGCTCATCAAAATCACGTGGAGGATTCCTTAGCCAGTTATCCAACGGAACAAAGCGTGGCCTCATGTTTATTGTGCTCCTTACAACCGGCGTGATTATGATCTTATCCGCCTTCCAACTTGCGGGTCTTGCAGGCGGATACATTGACCAGGCCATGGCACTTTTGTTTGGATGGACGCGGCTCGTAGCAGCGTTGGCACTTGTTCTTTTTGCCTTTGGTTTGATTATGCCAAATAGCGAGCGTGTCACCTCGTGGACTTATGTGGGTGGTATTGTTTTTTTCCTCGGGCTTACCGGCATTATTGATCTTTTTACCCTCAACCATGCAGAGATTAGTGACAAAGTGCTCGCCGCAAGTGGCGGATACCTAGGACTCGTTGTACAGCAACTCGGCACGATGGCCGTTGGATTCTGGGGAACTTTTGTGGTGGCGTGCGCATTCCTTGCCGGTGGTCTCGTGCTCATGTTGCATGCGTCCTGGGAAGATCTTGCCCTCTTGTTTGCAAGCTTCCGTCGGGAAGATGAGGAGGGAGAGGAAGAGGACGAAGAAGAGGAGCCGTTTGAGGAATTCGTCGAAGAAGAATTGGAGGAGGCAGAAGACAATGAGGAAGAGTTGGAGGACGACGCCCCTGTCAAGAAAGGAGGGCGTCTCAAAGCACTTGTTGCACGCGCACAAAAGGGCGCAGAAGAGACCGTGCTTATAACAAAGCGCATAAAACGTACGGAGCTCCCCCTTGATTTATTAGAGGACCGCACCAAGAAGCCAGATTCTGGAAACATTAAGAAGAATACGGAAATCATGGAGAAGACCTTTGCCGATTTTGGCATTGAGGTAGAGGTGGTGGATGTGGCTATTGGTCCGACCATTACACAATATGCATTACGACCCGCACACGGGATTAAAATCGCCCGCATCGTTGCGCTTCAAAATGACCTAGCGCTTGCACTTGCAGCACATCCTATTAGAATTGAAGCGCCGATCCCTGGGCGCTCACTCGTTGGAATCGAAGTACCAAATAAAACCATTGCTCCCGTTTCTCTTCGCAGTCTCATTGACTCGGAGGCATTTAGAAAAGCTGACACGGACCTCACGTTTGCGCTCGGAAAGGACGTTACCGGAAAAGCCTGGGTGGCAGGATTGGAGAAGGCCCCTCACTTACTCGTGGCGGGTGCGACAGGGTCTGGAAAGTCTGTGTGTTTGAATAATATTATTGTGAGTTTGCTCTATCAACACGGACCGGACACGCTTAAGTTTATTATGGTGGACCCAAAGCGTGTGGAGTTACCTGCCTACACGGGCATCCCACATTTGCTCGTGCCACCGATCATAAAATCGGAAGACGCAATTAATGCGCTTAAGTGGACCGTGCGCGAGATGGAACGTCGATTAGACGTCTTGTCCCTCGCCGGTATGCGCAACATCGCCGACTACAACAAAAAACATGACGAGCAGATGCCCTACATCGTGTTTGTGATTGACGAGTTAG
Encoded here:
- the rpoC gene encoding DNA-directed RNA polymerase subunit beta' is translated as MAMFRETLKATDFDSIRLRVASPEVIREWSYGEVTKPETINYRTQKPEKMGLFAEEIFGPSKDWECYCGKYKKIRYKGIVCDKCGVEVTYALVRRERMGHIELAVPVSHIWFLRGVPSKIGTILDLSVQQLEKVIYFAQFVITDVDENARTMALEELQAEYKNKRKMIEGEYKRDLDRAKTNLEGTPDKLKLEDARLLEIRDHKLEELEGDFVIVDKELKDMRPMQLIGETTYQDWSIRYGHIFEASIGAEAIRSLLQRMNLTETIALLEQEGKEAGKAKSDRIIRRVKLLKALEINHIRPEWTVMTAVPVIPPDLRPMVPLDGGRFATSDLNDLYRRVINRNNRLRRLQGLNAPEVIQRNEKRMLQEAVDALLDNSARHSKTVIAATGRKRQLKSLSDNLKGKQGRFRQNLLGKRIDYSGRSVIVVGPHLNLGECGIPKRMALELFRPFVISKLIQREYVYNIRSANRFIEADRLEVWDILEEIIRDSYVLLNRAPTLHRLGIQAFRPKLIEGKAIQVHPLVCDAFNADFDGDQMAVHVPLTKQARMEAKHLMLASSNLLKPSAGEPITRPGKDIAWGCFYLTMILDEEQKPEGERKEFATPRDAFYAQQAGKIGMRELVTMVVPGYGRMETTVGRWLVNQYIPEVIGYRNETLGKKQLSAIVRTVLEKEGKPRTVTLLDGLKNLGFKYSTLSGFSWGMGELPAIPEKPEILKEGERKALEVDEHFAQGLLTHSERHSAIVKIWTDVKDQIEILSRDVLPKRGSAYTMIESGARGSLGQLTQMIGMKGLVSSASGETLELPVKGSFKEGLDVMEFFISSHGVRKGLTDTALKTANAGYLTRRLVDVAQDVVVVTDDCGDTEGVVLTKEESDEIGEPLTVRILGRYALSDIKKPGTRKVVIKAGELVVEDHIREIEEAEAELQEAHVRSVVSCQRRRGLCIKCYGYDLAHNKVVKMGTAVGIIAAQSIGEPGTQLTMRTFHMGGVAGKDITQGLPRVEELFEARTPKHRALMTEVPGTVEIVTTKREVLESKTGQKIVDTRPGQKIIMIHHAMMDVKIYKCGRGGKVKVKDGDTVKAGDVVCEKPNGEQHVSEVDGVVKIEKTHVHVMFESQQSREYLVPAGFTVLVKDGDEVEAGDELTEGHLDLQLLYATKGRNAVERYVSKEIQFIYASQGQKLNNKHIEVIVRQMFSRVRVADPGDTDLLPGEIYERSTWLIANDQLKKNQKQATVEEMFQGITKVSLSTDSWLSAASFQETSRVLINAAVTGKVDELRGLKENVIIGKLIPAGTGMLPLEEDPDFMEDPELYEVVTPEPRAGDVIAVADEIMEATTKTIGELPEGEVSDVEDVVEKDVEEIEEDTEDDEEPTEEVLASVDEE
- the rpoB gene encoding DNA-directed RNA polymerase subunit beta, with the translated sequence MIFKRLPIQEADRRVFGAAPDAMELPFLASIQRDSYEWFLTDGIAELFKEINPVTDFIGRDLELTLLDHYLDEPKFDEVTSKEKNVTYEAPLRVRAVLKNLRTNEEKEQEIYLGDLPVMTGRGTFIVNGIERVIVSQLVRSSGVFFTSNAIRGRRYYGAKIIPNRGAWLEFETDANNVIWVKIDRKRKVAATALLRAFGMEDDATILKAFEAVNTHPMADYIEATISKDASKNGDEGLKEVYKRIRPGDLATVDNARQLIHSMFFNFDRYDFDKVGRYKFNVRFGKSTAKEDVAPESKRILSLNDLLEVLSEIIRLNITQDPPDDVDHLGNRRVRAVGELVQGRFRIGLARMERIVKDRMSTHDIDTLTPARLINARPVIGAVREFFMSSQLSQFLDQANPLAELEHKRRLSAMGPGGLTRERAGFEVRDVHPTHYGRICPIHTPEGPNIGLVGHLASYARINEYGFIETPYRKVVQDSKGARVTDEIEYLNAFSEEKTATTIATTKMTEDGYIIKDYVEGREGGEPRLIARERVQHMDVSSKQIISVGTALIPFLEHDDATRALMGTNMMRQAVPTVRPEAPIIGTGVEARAALDSGHVVRATASGVVTEVSGSHVVVKGDEGDTRYRLAKFDRSNHSSGMNQRPIVNVGDKVATGAPLADGASTKNAELALGQNLLVAFMAWDGYNFDDAVIVSSRLVKDDTLSSLYLSRHTLELRDTKLGPEVLTADIPNVSEEKIKNLDSEGIIRVGAEVSSGDILVGKITPKGETELSAEEKLLRAIFGEKARDVRDTSLYLDHGAHGKVIDVKIFTREDGDKLAPGVIRSVEVTIANLRKIQVGDKVAGRHGNKGVISRVVPQEDMPFLPDGTPVDVILTPLGVVSRMNLGQILEVHLSLAANAHGYQVATLPMNGVKEHEIRSELERAGFNENGQQTLYDGRTGVAFEHQVTVGYMYMLKLGHMIEDKMHQRSIGPYSLITQQPLGGKAQHGGQRFGEMEVWALEAYGAAHTLQEILTIKSDDVPGRSKAYESIIKGDSVKKVNIPESFNVLTRELKGLGLDVELLRDGTKILEPHERDQNDHDRDRA